A stretch of DNA from Anopheles nili chromosome 2, idAnoNiliSN_F5_01, whole genome shotgun sequence:
GTGCTCTATGTTCTTTTGTTGCATCTTACTCTTTTTTAACTTAATTCCGTCtttataattttcaaatgtaaatctgcaaaatttatgattttgaCCCAAGGTTCTGACGGACAATGGCGGAATTGGAGCGCGAAAATCATCTTATTCAACTGCGTGCATTATTGAACGAGAGACATATCAAGCTCTGGCAAACACCGTTTCTAACCGCGGAGCGTCTCACCAATATGGCAGAGATTCGCACAATGGCTGAATCGCTCGGCACAGAGCTGGCCATACCCATCGATCTTTGCGAGAAGGCATTGATCGCACTCCAGCGGAATGCCTTAGACAAGCTCGAATCGAAAGACGAATTTCAGAAGACGGGTATTGCCACATTGAAGGTACGCGCCCCAACACAATCGGCGGTGGATCGACGAGAATTCAAtctgaaaattaaaaccacagAAACAGGATGGGCACTTAGTGAAAAAATAGCACAGCAACTTATGCTGGATGCTAGAAAGTgagttttccacacacaaCGTGGGTGGTACGTGTGGAAGGATGGGATTATATATTGATTATTGCAACATAATTCTCAGGATAAAGATGGTCTGCACGGGAAAGATCATCAACGGAGACCGCACGCTGCTGGAGCAGAATATTGGAAACGGCGCTGTCGTGTTAGCTCTCGTGATGGCAATCGACGAGAAAGAAGCTAAATCCGAGTCATTGATGTACGGTCGGGTGCAGAAAATACGAGCAGATGCCGAACTGATACTCTCGAGGAATGAAAGATGGAATTTTCTCAGCGTAAGTAAGATTGCTACGGACGGTCATGTGCTGCAAAATTAATTCACCTCTTTCATTCTTCGATTACAGCTTGAAGATCAATCAGGCAATGCGATTTTTCTACCGAAAGACGAGAAAAAGGCACTTCTCATGGGGCTCACCCTGTACGAGAAAGGAAAGGTGGCCATGAAAGCTGGAAGACACGAGGAAGCGCTGCTGCTCATGCTCGAAGCGGACCATGATCTGTGCGCTTGTAACTCGGAACTACTGAATGTCGTAGATAACTATGCCCTGCTTAATATGGATATTGTATGGTGTTACCTGTTGTTGCAGGTAAGTTTGGCCGATTTGGCCCGAACCAAATCGATAGTTTCTAATACGACCACGGCTCGTTTTTACGTTTCAGAATATTAATCAGCTTCCGGACGCAGAAGTACGCCTGCAGGTGTGTGAGAAACGACTGCAACAAAGCTACAGTGCCAATATGCAGCGCGTGGCAGCCCTCCGGGGAGAAGAGTCGTATGAAAAAGCGCTTTTCGTGCGGCTGCATCTCTTGAAAGCGGTGCTGTTTTTTCACCAGAACAAGCGCGATGATGCCCGTACGATGTTCCAGGTGGTGGAAAGTGAGCTGACGAAGCTTCGCATCGACGACGCAACTCTTAGCCGCTTGATGGAGTGTGGTTACTCGATGACTGAGAGCCGGATTGCGCTTCGCGTAAGCGCCAACGACATGGAGGCTGCGATCGAACACATTCTTAACCGCAGGCAAACACTGCAGAATAACGCAAAGCGCAAATCGCGCGAAATAAAGCTGTACGAAACGATTGGTCACAACGTTGTGGAAGAGGGTGGGATGCGCCTTGACTTAGACCAAGTGGACATCCTGATGGAAATGGGATATCCAGAGGAACTGGCGGCTATGGCGATGAAGCATAGCAAGAACGATATTAACGAAGCCTTGAATCAGCTGCAATCAAACGGGGAAAGTCTGCAAAATAAACTATTACACGCGGTCCGTGTGGACAAGGAGCTGCTGAGGCAACTGGTGGAGCTTGGGTATTCCTCAGAAGTGGCATCGGTAAGCCTCAAGATAAATGCGAACAATTTGCGTGAGGCCATATATTATCTCGAGCTACACGTCACGAACGGTGTGTTGAGTCCATCGCTACAACGCACTGTAGAAGAGGTTGCTTGTAAGCAGAATGCTAAAAAACGCGCCTCGTCGGCAAAGCATACTCGTACTGCCGATGCCCAACCGTCCTCCAGCAAACAATCTTCTAAGAACTCCCCAGAGAAGCTGTCGACtgaaatggatggaaaacagCAAGAGGAAATGCTCGACTTGTTGTTTCAAAGCTTCTCAAAAGATCTCAAGGCTGACGCCGACTCACATTGGGATGTGACGCTGGTTGATGAGGAAGTACTGCTAAAGCAGTACAAGCTGCTGTTGGGTATGGATTAAAGTTTGCATAACCTTACCATTTCGGTGAACGCGTGCCATTACCATGGGTGCCAAAAAGTATTTCTCTCGGACGGGCGGGAGCGACAAAATATCGCGTAACATCACACTCTCTGTGGGCATCACATTGTGGCTTCAAGATTGCCTTCCGTTGCAGAGTAGCTGCAACTAACCACGCCAGAACCGTAAAACGGTTCCATATTCGTAACACGAGATGCACCAACGAAACCAGACTGCTTCCAGAAGATGCCCGAAGTACAATATTTTGTCCAATCTGACGACAGAACTGGACGGCGCGTATACTTAGGAAAAGTAACAACGCTACTGTTGTTCGTTAATtagtaagttttttttgttcacctctAGATGTTTCGGCTATGCTGATGTGTGAAGGTATCTTGTGCGACAACACGCGCCTGAACGACAACGTACCCGACGAAAATGAATATTTGAACgaattttgaatttcaataCCATATAACGAGTTAGTTTATTACCGAAAGGGATACAAAACACGAATCGAACGAGCTTACCAAGCAGTTTAGTTCTGATGGTTTGGCAGCAATAACCgttatttgtttccttcttttaaTACCATTACTATTAAGAATTTTTGCACTGTTTCGCGTTATTCGCTCTTGATTAATTTTCTCAATTGAGTGGTACTTGCTCCATGGATGAAATTTAAGCGTTGAATTTTCTTACTTTTTGATTGGAAATAGCTTGTTACGCCCTGCT
This window harbors:
- the LOC128720606 gene encoding NEDD8 ultimate buster 1, with amino-acid sequence MAELERENHLIQLRALLNERHIKLWQTPFLTAERLTNMAEIRTMAESLGTELAIPIDLCEKALIALQRNALDKLESKDEFQKTGIATLKVRAPTQSAVDRREFNLKIKTTETGWALSEKIAQQLMLDARKIKMVCTGKIINGDRTLLEQNIGNGAVVLALVMAIDEKEAKSESLMYGRVQKIRADAELILSRNERWNFLSLEDQSGNAIFLPKDEKKALLMGLTLYEKGKVAMKAGRHEEALLLMLEADHDLCACNSELLNVVDNYALLNMDIVWCYLLLQNINQLPDAEVRLQVCEKRLQQSYSANMQRVAALRGEESYEKALFVRLHLLKAVLFFHQNKRDDARTMFQVVESELTKLRIDDATLSRLMECGYSMTESRIALRVSANDMEAAIEHILNRRQTLQNNAKRKSREIKLYETIGHNVVEEGGMRLDLDQVDILMEMGYPEELAAMAMKHSKNDINEALNQLQSNGESLQNKLLHAVRVDKELLRQLVELGYSSEVASVSLKINANNLREAIYYLELHVTNGVLSPSLQRTVEEVACKQNAKKRASSAKHTRTADAQPSSSKQSSKNSPEKLSTEMDGKQQEEMLDLLFQSFSKDLKADADSHWDVTLVDEEVLLKQYKLLLGMD